The Meiothermus ruber DSM 1279 genome includes the window TCGCCACGTCAGTGGGTGAGCCGTCGAAGCGGAGGGGGAGCACTGTTCCCATATGGGACATTATGGCGTTCCACCTTGAACAAGTCAACGCTCCAGCCCCAGCCTCCTCGCCGCCCGCAGGGTGCGGGGGGCCTGGGAGAGATCGGCCTCGAGGTAGTCCCGCCCCCGGCGGAAGCGGGCGTCTTCCCCGTAGCGCTTCGCCAGCACCCGGAAGTAGTCCGCGCTGAAGTGCAGGAAGGCGGTGGCCGCCTCCCCATCGAAAGACAACCAACCCGTAAGTCCTGACTGCGCGGCGCACAGGCAGGTCGTAGACCCCATGGCTGAAGCCAGGGGCTTGGAGCCCGTCTATGACGAGGCCAAGCGATGGAGCCCATGGACAAGGCGCTGATGTCGCTACGTTGCGAACAGGTTCAAGACCCACTCCGGGGTGCTTCCCCAGCCCCGGACCCTGGCAGTCCCGGTTGCAGACAAGCTTTGGGGTGTGCGCGAAACGGATCGGGACGTGCACCGGTTCGCAACATGGCCGAGGGGAGCGGTACGGGAGCGTCCGCCCATATCCGTCACCAGCCCCGTAAGGGGTCCCGAAAGGGAAGGAGAAAACATGGTTTTCGTGCTGGACAAAAGAAAAAAGCCGCTCATGCCTTGCAGCGAGAAGCGTGCTCGGTTCCTGCTCACCCGAGGCCGGGCGTTTGTAGTTCTACCTATATTGTTAAGAGTCCCGAGTCATCTAAATTCGAGGCTATGCTGGAAGTTAACCGCCGATGCAACAGCATCGAAGAGCTCAGGCATGACCCTGAGCTTCTTGATAGTCCAGTCGGTCGTGTTTTTCCGGGCGTGAATCATTCACTCCGGGCGGTTCGCCCCGACCTACCCCCAACTTCAGCAGATATCGTGATTATTGGAGGCGGGATTATTGGCAGCGGCATAGCCTGCCACCTCTGGCACGTACCCAGCCTGCGGCGCCGGATGATCCTGCTGGAGAAACACTCCTTCCTCGCTGGGCAGTTCTTCCAGGCCATGAACGCCACCGGGCAAAGGGTCATGCGCAGCCCCTACGAGCACCACATCGCCCCGGACGGCGACATGCAGATGCTAGACTTCGCTCGTCTTCACCTCGACCAGTTGACGTCGCTCGAGCGCGAGCAGGTCTGGCTGGGCCTCTCGGGCCAGCGCGCCGTAGTCCCGCTCGACGTGTTCATCGGCCACTCGACCCACATGATCGGGGTACATCAGCTCCGCAAGATCGCCTACCGCGCGCGGGTAATCTCGGTTAGACCTGACCCGGGGCGGGACGGATATCTGATCGCTACCGCCGAGGGGCCGGTCATCCGGGCCAAGACAGTCATCCTGGCAGCGGGCAACCGCGAGGCTGTGTGGCCGCAGGTTTTCTCGGAGGCTGCCCGCCGCTATCCCGCGCAGGTGTGTTCGGTATACGCGAAGCCAGCGCTCAACCCGGGCCAGACGATCGCCGTCGTCGGTAGTGGGCTCAGCGCGGCCCACACCATCCTCCGGGCGCTCGAGGCCGGAGCACGGCCCGTGTGGATCCTACGCCGCGAGGAGCGTTACCGGTGTGCCGATTTCGACACGGCTTATTTCCGAACGGAGGGTATTGCGCGGTTCCGGCGGCTGCCTAGCCTGGCCCGGAAGGTCGGTACGTTGCTGGAGGAATCCCGTGGCAGCATCATGCTGGAGTTCCTGCCGCGGCTGGGCAGCCTAGAAGAAGCGGGCGTCTTACGGGTTCACCGTCATGCCACGGTGTTGGCTGTCCGAGCATCAGCCAGCGGCCGCCTCGAACTCAACCTGTCATCGGGCGCCGATGAGCATGTGGACTTGGTGATTTTGGCGACCGGCCTATCCCCTGACACGCAGCTTCTGCCGGATGAGGTCGAGCTCCTCGCCGATCGTTACCCGGTCCTGGAGGACGGCACGCTTGAGGTCAGCGGCCACCCAGGCCTCTTCGCAGCCGGGCCACTGGCCTCTTTGACGCTTGGTCCCGCCGCCAAGAACGTGGATGGGGCTAGGCTGGCCGCACAAGTGATCATCCCGGCACTCATCGAAAAATTCAGTGGCAGCCGTCCAGCTTCCTTCACGGTTCGGGGGAATTTCGCCGTCAGTTTCCCGCTGAAGGCAGGTGTGCGATGACCCAGCACCGGTCAGGCGCTTACTACCTCCCCGAGGAAGAGTTGGAGCGCGCCATGGTACTCATGCGCTACGGAACGTCCGAGCTCCACGCGGTCTTCGGGCTCTGCCACGTCGCCCAGGATCTGACCGCACAGCTGTGCTGGATCGAACGCGCAAGCCATAGCGAGCGGGCTGCTGAGCTGTTGGAGGATCTGGAGGCAGAGGGGCAGCGCGAGGCCGACAGCCTGATCCAGCTCTTGAAGTCCGCAATCTGTGAGGAATGGGGCTACTGCAGGCGCCGTGTGACGGATGGGCTCGGCGATCCCCGCCGCCTGGTTCAAGAGCTTTTCCGCCTCATTTACAACTACTTATGCTTAGACGAAAAGGGGGTGAGAGCCGTAGATCGATCTTGGGTACTCCTGGCAGCGGTAGTGCTTGCGAGATCAGACTTGGGAAAACTCTGCCGCTGTGCGGGTTGAGAGGAGTTAGGGTCTAGGTTTCCTTGCAGACACGACGGAGGGAAAGATGCTGAGGTCGAAGGACTTGCACATGGCGGCTACCATCGACATGGAGAGCCGCACCATCATGGTCTCAGGGGCGATTGATGTCAACCGGGTCACTATCGTCATGCGGGTGCCGATCCCGGAGCCCGGGGAATACACGCTGGTCAAGGCGGAGACCAACCTGACCGATGAGCCCTGGCTGTGCTGGCAGATCACCCTCGGAGAAGGGGTTTCGCTCCCGCTGCAAAACCCTACGAATCTGCTGCTTTCGCGCCAATTCCGCAAGGCCAAGTACCTGGCGGACCGGGGCGCGATCCTTTTCTGGGATGGCGAGGTCCGTCCGGGCGACGCCATCTTCAAGATGGCGCGGCTGAACATCTCCGGCAACTACATGATCCTGTCGCATAACCGCGGGGGGTTAACCGACGGCATCTTTGACGAAGACGAGGACGAGTCCGACGATACCGGGCTTGAGCAGGACACCCCGCGGATCGACCTGCCCGGGGCCTTGGACCGCTACTACGAGCACATCACGAGGCACGGCTTCGGTGACGATCTGCCCAAGATTGAGGTCGAAACACCGGTAAGGATCGTGCAGCCTGGGGAAATCGACATCCTCTCCTTCACGAACCTCCCCCAAGCCCATTCGGGCGGCATCCGGCCGCGGGAGCGAGCCTGAAGGAGTGCTGGTGCCGTTCAGAGGAGGCCTTATGGCCTCCGCTTTTGTAGGATCAGCCGGCTTATGATTGTCCTGGAGGGGGTTTCCAAACGCTACCGGGTGCTCGAGCCCGGGCGTGGCCTCGGGGGCTTCGTGCGGAGCCTGGTGAAGCCGCGTTACCGGGAAATTACCGCCCTGGACAACATCAGCCTCACCGTCCCGCAGGGGCAGGTGGTCGGCTACATCGGACCCAACGGGGCAGGCAAGTCCACAACCATCAAGATCATCGCGGGGATCGTCCGCCCCTCGGCGGGTCGGGTTGTTGTGGCGGGCCGAGACCCGTTCCGCCAGCGCACCGCCCACCAGCTGGAACTCGGGGTGGTGATGGGCCACCGCACCCGGCTTTTCTGGGACCTGCCGGTGCTGGAGTCGCTCCGCTACCACGCCAAGGTGTATCGCCTCAGCCAGAGTGGATTGGATCAGCGCATCGGTGCCATGGCCCGGCAATTCGGCATCGAGGGGTTGCTCTCGCAGCCGGTACGCCAGCTGAGCCTTGGACAGCGCGTCCGGTGCGACTTGGCCCTCGCCTTCCTCCACCACCCCAGGGTGCTCCTGCTCGATGAGCCTACCATCGGCCTGGACTTCGACAGCAAGGCGTTGCTGCGGTCCGCTATCCGTCAGGTGGCCTCTGATCTACAGACGACCGTCATCCTGACGTCGCACGACTTGGACGATGTTGAAGCCTTGAGCGATCGTATCGTCCTGCTCGACGAGGGCCGAGTCCTCTACGACGGAACCCTCCGACAACTCCGAGCCCAGCACGGCGTACTCCCCGAGCTCCGGCTAAGGCTCGAAGCCGGGGCGGATCAGGTGCGCGCTTGGCTTGAGGGGCTGGGCGGAGTACGGGAGGTCTACACCCACGACGGCTGGGTGTGCGTCGCCCATGAGGGGGGAGGAGCCCCTGCGGCTGTGCTTGCGCGCCTTCTTCCACAAACCCCGGTCAGGGAGATGACCACCCACGAACCCTCGATCGAGGAGGTACTCCGGCGGGTCTACCGGGGAGCAAGGTAGAGATGATCCCTTATACCGCCAACCTCCGTGTCGGATTTCAGCTGGCCCTCGCATACCGTAGAGCGGCCGCGGTCTGGGTCGTCGGAGAGCTGGCGCTCCTGGTGGCATTTTACTTTTTGTGGCGCGCGGTTTTCCTTTCCGTACCCGCAGGGTCATTTGCGGATCGGGACTTCGCTGCTTTCTACTTGTACTTATTGACCGCGCGACTCGCAGCGCGATTCACCGGCGGGCCTGCCTGGGGGTTCTTTGCCCAGCGCGTCCGTGTGGGAACCGTTGTGTACGACTTGGTACAGCCGGTCGAACTGGAGTATGCCCTCCTAGCCCGGTGGTTAGGGCAGAAGGCCGGACAGTTGGTCATGGCGCTGCCGGCCTACGCCACCGCAGCGTTCGTCTCCGGGGCCTGGAGCGCTGGCGAGTGGCGGTTGGGGTGGTTCTTCCTGAGCCTGGTGGTGGGTTTTGCCTGTGCCTACTTTTTCGAGTTCTTGATGAGCCTCTCGGCTTTCTACACTAGCGCGCAGCAGGGGATCAACGAAGCCAAGGCCCTGGTCGTGGCGCTCCTGAGCGGGGCATTTTTCCCCATTGACCTGCTGCCGGATCGCTACGCCCTTCTAGCCAGTCTGCTGCCTTTCCAGGCCTTTATCTACCTTCCTGCGCGCATGCTGCAGCCGTCCATGCCGGAGAGCGAGATCTTCCGCGGACTGGCGGTGCAGCTGTTCTGGCTCCTGGTGCTTGCTGCAAGCTCCCGCTTCCTCCTCGGACGAGTACGCCAGCGGTTCAACGTGCAAGGAGGATAAATGACCCACTACCTCGCCCTCGCGCTGGCCGCCCTGAGGCTGCAATTCGCGACCTGGAAGCAGTACCGGGTGGACTATACCGCTGGCGTGCTCACCGTGCTCCTGGAGCAGGCCCTGACCCTGGTGCTTTTCTCCGTCATCTTCACACACGTGCCGCAAGTCCGCGGCTGGACCTTCCCCGAGATGCTCGTGCTTTACGGGTTGAACCGAATGGCGCTCGGCCTTGCCGACACTCTGGGGGAGAGCCTATGGTGGGTCGGCAGCTACGCCCAGGACGGCAGCCTGCTGCTCTACAAGCTCCGTCCGCTCGGGGTACTCTTCCAGCTCCTCACTGAGCGGATCCACTTCGAGCGGATTTCAGGATGCCTGACCGGGCTGATCCTGGTCCTCCATGGAGCGTCCGCGGCCGGGGTGGAATGGACTGCCGGTAAGGTTGCCACGGTCCTCTTATTTGTTCTCCTGGGCGCGTTCATCTATCTCGGGCTCATGATCCTGGGGGCTGCCGTAGCCATGCGGGTCATCGGCAGTTTGGACGCCATCACGACCTTGTGGAGCTTAACCGAGTTCGCCAAGTACCCGCTTCCCATCTTCGGTCGAACCGGGGCCTTTCTCCTGACGTTCGTCGTCCCGCTGGCGCTGACCGGCTATGTTCCTGCCGCTCTCCTGCTCGACGAGCACACACGCACAGCAGGCACCATCGCCCTTGCCGAGGCTTTGGTCGCTGCCGGCGCGTTCTTCGGCTTGTGCCTGCTGGCGTGGTCGTGGGCCCTCCGCGCTTATGAGGGGACTGGGAACTGAGAGCCAACCTGCGGCGATAGCGGTGGGGGTGCTTAATGGGCATGAGGTATCGCAAGGTCGGTAAGTGGGGCCTTCAGGTCTCCGAGATCGCCCTGGGTGCCTGGGCCAGCTTCGGAGATTGCGTGAAGGATGTGGGCGAGGTCAAGAAGATCGTGTGTCTGGCCTACGAGTCCGGCGTCAACTTCTTCGATAACGCGGACACCTATGCGAACGGATGCGCTGAAGAACTCATGGGCAGCGTGCTCGCCGAGTACCCACGCAGCACCCTCGTCCTCGCCTCGAAGGCGGGATGGCCTGTGTCCGGGTGTCCCAATAGCCAGGGCCTCTCCCGCAAGCACCTGCGCGCCTCTCTGCAGGCCAGCCTTCAAAGGCTACGAACGGATTATCTGGATATCTACTTTGCTCACCGCCACGACCCGGATGTACCCCTCGAGGAGATTGTCACGACCATGAGCGCGTTCGTTGATCAGGGGCTTATCCTCTACTGGGGAACCAGCGAGTGGCCTGTCGCACGGCTGGCGGGTGCATGCGAGTTTGCCAGGGCGAATGGGCTGCATCCACCTATCTGCGAGCAGGTTGACTACTCGATCCTTTACAGGAAGCGGTGGGAAAACACCCTGGCGCCGGAGGCGGAGCCGCTCGGATTGGGCTTGATGGCCACGAGCCCGTTGGCGATGGGGGTGCTCACCGGGAAGTACGACGACGGGATCCCCCCCGGTAGCCGGTTGGCCCGGCATAAGGTGCTGAAGGAAGCTCTGCTGACGCCTCACAACCTCGCTCGTGTGCGGGAATTGGCGGCGGTCGCTGCCGAGCACGGAATGACCCGGGCTCAGCTCGCGCTAGCTTGGGTTTTGCGACGCAAGGAGCTTTCATGCGCCATCGTGGGAGCCACCGGGATAGGGCAGCTTCAGGAAAACCTTGGTGCGGCCGGGGTAGTGCTCGCACCCGAGGCCGTGGCACAGATCGAGCGGATTATAGGTGGCAAAAGCTCAACCGCGAGCACCACTTGACCACCTACTGTCCTTATCGGAGTTGGCGACGGTATGCACGCACGGGACAAACCTCTCCCGATCCTCCGAGCAACTACCCGCCGGGAACGCCTCGAGAGGGCCCGGCACATCGCAGATTGGATCCTGGGCCATTACTCGGACGCGGTTGTGGCCATCGGAATCTATGGGTCCACCGCACGGGGCTCCGACGAGCCCTACTCCGACCTGGAGATGTCGGTCCTCATGCGAAGCTCACCCACCCCCGGCAGGGACGAGCGCTACGTGCAAGGGCTCAAAATCAGCGTCGAATTCCACACCGTGGGGTCGGTCTACCGGCGCCTGCAGCGGGTAGACCTGACCTGGCCCTTGTGCGTAGACCAGTTTGTCTCGGTCTTATCCCTGTACGACCCGGAGGGGCACTGGCCCAAGCTAAAGCTGCTCGTTGATCAGCTGCCGTCCGGATCGTTCGTGCAAGCCATTCGCGAGGGGATCGTGGGGGAATTGTTGGAGAACTTCGCCAAGCTGGAGAATGCCCGAAAACGCGACGACGCCCCTGCAATGCGATGGATCGCCTGGAACCTCGCGTGGGATGTGGCCATGATCTCCGCCCTCATGAACCGGGCATACTTCACCTCTTGGTCGCGCACACCCGACGAGATCCTCCGACTGCCGTCGCTGCTGCCCGCGGTTAAGAGCCTCGTGGAGAAGTTCCGCAACGGCGATCTGCGCAGCGCCAAGGGGCTCCATCGTTGTTGCGAAGCCGCAGTGAGGGGGGTTGTGCAACATGTGGCAACCCTTGGCGTCCACGTCCAAGTCGAACCGTCCCTGGCAGGACCTCCCCGGGAGCAGATCGGGGGAGGTGGGCCCGGATCGAAACGATAAGCGTTGTGGAGGAGGAGGATGGCTAATAAGGACACCCGAACACTCGAGGAAAGGATAGAGGAACTACAGGCGGTGGTGACGAAGCTCTTCGTCCAAATGGATGCCCAGCGTATTGGAGGTCCGGGGAATGCCGGTGCTGCTGATGGCGGCGAGTTGCCGGACTTTGGCCCTTGGATGGACACGACATGTTGCTACGCCAGGGTCATCGCCCTTCGGACCGACCTCCAGGGTCGCTTCCAGTTTGCCACACTTAAACTGCTGCACGACTGCTCTGATGAGCGCCGACCTGCCTGGAGAGAGGGCGCCATCTTCGACCTGCGCAACCCGGCCTGGGAGGCTGAACTGAAGCGAGCCCAGAACTATGACCTGCTGGTTGGTGTAAGGGTTCTTCCGGACGGACGAGTCGTCGGGATCGAACTGGCACGCCCTAACAAGAAACCCCGGGCCTCGACGCCCGGCGTTTCCCAGTTGCGAGCGGAAAGGGCACCAAAAGTGGACAAGGAGGCTCCGTAACTTTAGAAGGTGGTGAAGTCCAGAGCTATGCCCCCAACGGCCCCAGTCCCACCCTTTGACCCCCTGTCGCCGGAGGTCCTTGCCGACCCCTATCCAGCGTACGCGCGCCTGCGTATGTCGGACCCTGTGCACTGGGGGATTCCCCACACGCGCGCCGGAGCGTGGTATGTATTCCGCCACGCCGACATCGCGAGCCTCCTCAGGGATCCGCGGTTGTCGCGACGACGACCGGCTACTGGGAGGGGAGTCCCCTCTGGAAGACCCATTTCCGAGCCATACCGTGGCTTTTTGCGGATGATGGCTCAACAGGTGGGATTTCAGAATACTGTTGGTCACGCTCGTCTGCGGGCGGTGATGGGGCCGCTTTTGTCTCCGCGTGCAGTCGCTGGTGTAGTCCCGCGAGTCGAGTGGGTCGCCCGCAAGCTGCTACAGGACATCGAGGACCAGCATTCCATGGATGTACTCAACGAGTATGCTCTTCCGCTGGTACTCAGGGTGTTGGCGGAATTGCAGGGCGTTCCGGAGAGTTCGTTCGAGGAGTTGCGCGCCTGGATCGGGGTGATCTCCAGTGTGAGCTCTTCCTCTCCCAAGGAAGAGCTTCTAAGAGCCAACCGGGCGGTGGCCGAGTATGGCCAGCTGGTAGAAGGACTCGCGGGGGAGGCTGGGGGGAGCCCCCAGGGAACCGTGCTGGCTGGCATGTTAGCTGCGCGGGAATTAGGACAGGTCAGCCAAACAGAATTCGTCGCGAACCTGCTGGCCTTGCTCGACGCTGGTACCCAGACCACCGCTGACTTCATTACGAACAGCGTGTTGGTACTCTTGAGCCACCAGGACCAGCTCAAGCTTCTCAGGGAGGACCCGCAGTTGCTGGGCTACGCAGTCCAGGAACTCTTGCGCTTCGAAAGCCCAGTGCAGATCGTTGGCCGCTGGGCAACTGAGAGCTTCGTTTTTCAGGGTAAAGGGATCGAGCGGGGCCAAGTCGTGTACCTAGTCCTGGGCTCGGCTAACCGTGATCCCAGCTGGGTGAGCGATCCGGACCGGCTTGACTTAAAAAGGAAGCTGGACCGTACAGCAGCCTTTGGCGGAGGAACCCACTATTGCCTAGGTGCCCCGCTAGCCCGCCTGATAGGGGGAAAAGCTCTAGAGATTCTTCTACAGTGGAAAGGCAGCTTGTCTTTGCAGACCAGCAGGCTTATATGGCGGCCCGCGTTCGGGTTTCGTGGGCTTACTGAGCTGAGGGTATCATGGTAATGGCAGCATGCGTATTTCAGAAGATTCGAGCCACACTTTTCGTCGGAAGCCGAGCCGGTGATTCAGTAACTCACCTTACGCGGCAAAGCTGAGAGACTGTCGTAAAAGTCCGCTATACTTGAAGGGTGGCTTCTACACGGAGATCTTACCCCAGCGACCTGTCGGACGCGGAGTGGGCCATCCTGGAGCCGTTGATCCCCGCCCCCAAGCCCGGTGGCCGACCCGCAAAGGTGCCGAGGAGGGAGATCGTCAGCGCCATACTTTACGTCCTGGAAAACGGCATCAAGTGGCGGGCCATGCCCCATGACTTACCCCACTGGTCTACGGTCTACCACTACTTCCGCAAGTGGCAGAAGGAGGGGGTCTGGGAGCGGGTGGCCCAGGCCCTGGTCCGGTGGGATCGGGAGCGAGAAGGAAGGCAGGCTTGCCCCAGCGCTCTTGTCATGGATAGTCAGTCCGTCAAGACCACGGAAAAAGGGGGCCCCGGGGACACGACGGGGCGAAGAAGGTCAAAGGGAGAAAGCGGCAGAACACGGGGGGCCGTCTCTTGAACGGAAGGGGTGTGGGGCGGCAGTCCCCGACCAGACCGCAGTTCGGTTGGTCGGGGAAGGATAGCCCCGCCAGGACAAAGTCCTGTATACTGTTTTTGTAGGTCGTCCCCGGAACGGGGATGCGCGTAAAGGGAGCCGCAGGCGAGTGTCCTACACACGTTTGAGCCTGTGAGGATGGTCGCGCGAAACTCCAACCAAAGTTGGTTGCGAGTAGTTCATGGCCTTTGTCCACCCGGCCAATGAGCACGACAAGTGGGGTGGGCAGGCGTTGCTTTTGGGGATGGACCTCTCCTTGTGGCCCCGGGTGGGCAAGCTCTTTGTGGACTGGGGCTACCGGGGTTTGCGGGAGGTGGCTAGGGGGCTGGGACTGGAGCTGGAGGTGGTGGCCCGTCCTTACGCGGGGGTGCGGGGGGTCTGGGTGCGGGAGGGGGAGGAGGTGCCGGAGATCCCGCGGGAGGGTGGGTTCAAGCCCCTGCCCAAGCGGTGGGTGGTGGAGCGGACCTTTGCCTGGATGGGGCGAAACCGACGGCTGGGGAAAGATTACGAGTACCCCCCTGAGGTAACGGAAGCCTGGATGTATTTAGGCATGATACGCTTGCTGGTGAAGCGGCTGGCCAGGGCCGCTTAAGCTGGAGGAGGGGACTTTTACAACAGTTTCTGAAATGGCATAGATTG containing:
- a CDS encoding ABC transporter permease — protein: MTHYLALALAALRLQFATWKQYRVDYTAGVLTVLLEQALTLVLFSVIFTHVPQVRGWTFPEMLVLYGLNRMALGLADTLGESLWWVGSYAQDGSLLLYKLRPLGVLFQLLTERIHFERISGCLTGLILVLHGASAAGVEWTAGKVATVLLFVLLGAFIYLGLMILGAAVAMRVIGSLDAITTLWSLTEFAKYPLPIFGRTGAFLLTFVVPLALTGYVPAALLLDEHTRTAGTIALAEALVAAGAFFGLCLLAWSWALRAYEGTGN
- a CDS encoding RRXRR domain-containing protein encodes the protein MVFVLDKRKKPLMPCSEKRARFLLTRGRAFVVLPILLRVPSHLNSRLCWKLTADATASKSSGMTLSFLIVQSVVFFRA
- a CDS encoding ABC transporter permease, with translation MIPYTANLRVGFQLALAYRRAAAVWVVGELALLVAFYFLWRAVFLSVPAGSFADRDFAAFYLYLLTARLAARFTGGPAWGFFAQRVRVGTVVYDLVQPVELEYALLARWLGQKAGQLVMALPAYATAAFVSGAWSAGEWRLGWFFLSLVVGFACAYFFEFLMSLSAFYTSAQQGINEAKALVVALLSGAFFPIDLLPDRYALLASLLPFQAFIYLPARMLQPSMPESEIFRGLAVQLFWLLVLAASSRFLLGRVRQRFNVQGG
- a CDS encoding ABC transporter ATP-binding protein; amino-acid sequence: MIVLEGVSKRYRVLEPGRGLGGFVRSLVKPRYREITALDNISLTVPQGQVVGYIGPNGAGKSTTIKIIAGIVRPSAGRVVVAGRDPFRQRTAHQLELGVVMGHRTRLFWDLPVLESLRYHAKVYRLSQSGLDQRIGAMARQFGIEGLLSQPVRQLSLGQRVRCDLALAFLHHPRVLLLDEPTIGLDFDSKALLRSAIRQVASDLQTTVILTSHDLDDVEALSDRIVLLDEGRVLYDGTLRQLRAQHGVLPELRLRLEAGADQVRAWLEGLGGVREVYTHDGWVCVAHEGGGAPAAVLARLLPQTPVREMTTHEPSIEEVLRRVYRGAR
- a CDS encoding DUF6423 family protein, yielding MAATIDMESRTIMVSGAIDVNRVTIVMRVPIPEPGEYTLVKAETNLTDEPWLCWQITLGEGVSLPLQNPTNLLLSRQFRKAKYLADRGAILFWDGEVRPGDAIFKMARLNISGNYMILSHNRGGLTDGIFDEDEDESDDTGLEQDTPRIDLPGALDRYYEHITRHGFGDDLPKIEVETPVRIVQPGEIDILSFTNLPQAHSGGIRPRERA
- a CDS encoding IS5/IS1182 family transposase, which gives rise to MAFVHPANEHDKWGGQALLLGMDLSLWPRVGKLFVDWGYRGLREVARGLGLELEVVARPYAGVRGVWVREGEEVPEIPREGGFKPLPKRWVVERTFAWMGRNRRLGKDYEYPPEVTEAWMYLGMIRLLVKRLARAA
- a CDS encoding IS5 family transposase yields the protein MASTRRSYPSDLSDAEWAILEPLIPAPKPGGRPAKVPRREIVSAILYVLENGIKWRAMPHDLPHWSTVYHYFRKWQKEGVWERVAQALVRWDREREGRQACPSALVMDSQSVKTTEKGGPGDTTGRRRSKGESGRTRGAVS
- a CDS encoding cytochrome P450, encoding MDVLNEYALPLVLRVLAELQGVPESSFEELRAWIGVISSVSSSSPKEELLRANRAVAEYGQLVEGLAGEAGGSPQGTVLAGMLAARELGQVSQTEFVANLLALLDAGTQTTADFITNSVLVLLSHQDQLKLLREDPQLLGYAVQELLRFESPVQIVGRWATESFVFQGKGIERGQVVYLVLGSANRDPSWVSDPDRLDLKRKLDRTAAFGGGTHYCLGAPLARLIGGKALEILLQWKGSLSLQTSRLIWRPAFGFRGLTELRVSW
- a CDS encoding FAD-dependent oxidoreductase; protein product: MLEVNRRCNSIEELRHDPELLDSPVGRVFPGVNHSLRAVRPDLPPTSADIVIIGGGIIGSGIACHLWHVPSLRRRMILLEKHSFLAGQFFQAMNATGQRVMRSPYEHHIAPDGDMQMLDFARLHLDQLTSLEREQVWLGLSGQRAVVPLDVFIGHSTHMIGVHQLRKIAYRARVISVRPDPGRDGYLIATAEGPVIRAKTVILAAGNREAVWPQVFSEAARRYPAQVCSVYAKPALNPGQTIAVVGSGLSAAHTILRALEAGARPVWILRREERYRCADFDTAYFRTEGIARFRRLPSLARKVGTLLEESRGSIMLEFLPRLGSLEEAGVLRVHRHATVLAVRASASGRLELNLSSGADEHVDLVILATGLSPDTQLLPDEVELLADRYPVLEDGTLEVSGHPGLFAAGPLASLTLGPAAKNVDGARLAAQVIIPALIEKFSGSRPASFTVRGNFAVSFPLKAGVR
- a CDS encoding aldo/keto reductase, which translates into the protein MGMRYRKVGKWGLQVSEIALGAWASFGDCVKDVGEVKKIVCLAYESGVNFFDNADTYANGCAEELMGSVLAEYPRSTLVLASKAGWPVSGCPNSQGLSRKHLRASLQASLQRLRTDYLDIYFAHRHDPDVPLEEIVTTMSAFVDQGLILYWGTSEWPVARLAGACEFARANGLHPPICEQVDYSILYRKRWENTLAPEAEPLGLGLMATSPLAMGVLTGKYDDGIPPGSRLARHKVLKEALLTPHNLARVRELAAVAAEHGMTRAQLALAWVLRRKELSCAIVGATGIGQLQENLGAAGVVLAPEAVAQIERIIGGKSSTASTT
- a CDS encoding kanamycin nucleotidyltransferase C-terminal domain-containing protein gives rise to the protein MHARDKPLPILRATTRRERLERARHIADWILGHYSDAVVAIGIYGSTARGSDEPYSDLEMSVLMRSSPTPGRDERYVQGLKISVEFHTVGSVYRRLQRVDLTWPLCVDQFVSVLSLYDPEGHWPKLKLLVDQLPSGSFVQAIREGIVGELLENFAKLENARKRDDAPAMRWIAWNLAWDVAMISALMNRAYFTSWSRTPDEILRLPSLLPAVKSLVEKFRNGDLRSAKGLHRCCEAAVRGVVQHVATLGVHVQVEPSLAGPPREQIGGGGPGSKR